In Aequorivita sp. H23M31, a single window of DNA contains:
- a CDS encoding efflux RND transporter permease subunit: MIKNLLIFSLKNRWLVVAISLALMIGGYYSFTQLKVEAYPDIADTNVIIVAQYQGRAAEEVEQQVTIPIERAIQNTPNILDRRSRTIFGLSVVQLTFKDGTDDYFARQQVMEGLATAELPEGVIPELAPLSTAVGEIFRYVVEAPPTYSPIEIRDLQDWVIEPYLLQTDGVADVTTFGGPLKQYHILINPDNLRKYDLSISEVEEALAENNQNTGGNIIERGGQGFAVRGLGALINEKDIENIVLKSEKGVPIFVKDVASVEIAPPPPSGVLGYSIPSENVDVNNGVEGIILLRKFENPSEVLVELKQRIKDLEEHELPEGVKIKTLYDRSFLIDHSLNTVATTLFEGVSIVVIILIFFLGSVRSALVVAITIPFSLLFAFIIMRFTGIPANLLSLGAIDFGIIVDGAVVMAVHLINKYKTATADEKRNGIVHLTLLSAQEVGREIFFAVTIIILAYLPILLMTRVEGKLFSPMALTLAFAVIGSMVAALTFIPVLISFVYRKAMINPDEPVKVRENRFFRYIENQYANSLSWFVKRYKATVLVGFGIVLVLISFGVNLGMEFLPELDEGSIFLRGNFPVGISIQENAKYAPKIRNIISKYPQVDNVITQTGRNDDGTDPFPPNRNEILIGLKDYSLWSDTISKGQLLQRITSDLEKEFPSVTFSAGQPIIDQVMEIVTGSPADLAVSIVGNDLVLMRSKVDSIATIVKNMQGSEGIEIEQEGTQDQLTINIDRHQAARYGINISDIQNMVEAAVGGKNVSVLYDGAKRYDIVIRYLPQFRSNIDEIKNLLVPSTTGALIPMEQLAEVSFVEGQTNISRYNNKRMITLSTNIRDRDQGGFVKELQEKIDETISVPKGYELIYGGQYENLERAGTQLAFTIPLTLIIVFIFLFMLYKNLGSTLITMSCVFFALAGGVIALLLRGFYFNVSAGVGFVSIFGISVMAGVLLVSALNRASFRQSISSKILIETSRGQFKGVLTILILAIFGLVPAAISSGIGSDVQRPLATVIIGGLTSTLIFAPILIPPLYWWVTKKGKQGLEI, translated from the coding sequence ATGATTAAAAATCTTCTCATATTTTCATTAAAAAATCGATGGTTGGTTGTCGCGATCAGCTTGGCGCTTATGATTGGGGGCTATTACAGTTTTACCCAACTGAAAGTAGAAGCCTATCCCGATATTGCCGATACCAACGTGATAATTGTGGCCCAATACCAAGGTCGCGCCGCTGAGGAAGTAGAGCAACAGGTAACGATTCCCATTGAAAGGGCCATTCAAAACACCCCGAATATTCTGGACCGAAGGAGCCGGACGATTTTCGGGCTTTCGGTCGTGCAACTCACTTTTAAAGATGGCACAGACGATTATTTTGCACGACAACAAGTTATGGAAGGTCTTGCTACTGCGGAACTTCCCGAAGGCGTAATCCCTGAACTCGCCCCTCTTTCTACAGCCGTGGGGGAGATTTTTCGTTATGTGGTGGAAGCGCCTCCCACTTATTCTCCAATTGAAATCAGGGATTTACAGGATTGGGTGATCGAACCTTATCTCCTGCAGACCGATGGGGTTGCAGACGTTACCACTTTTGGAGGACCACTTAAACAGTATCATATTCTCATCAATCCAGATAATCTGCGGAAGTATGATTTAAGTATTTCGGAAGTAGAAGAAGCCCTTGCAGAAAACAACCAAAATACCGGTGGAAATATTATCGAACGCGGTGGACAGGGTTTTGCCGTTCGTGGACTCGGAGCACTCATCAATGAAAAAGACATAGAAAACATCGTTCTGAAATCGGAAAAAGGAGTTCCAATTTTTGTCAAGGATGTGGCCAGCGTCGAAATTGCCCCACCTCCACCCAGTGGAGTTTTGGGTTATAGCATTCCGAGTGAAAATGTAGATGTGAATAATGGTGTGGAAGGCATTATTCTGCTTCGAAAGTTTGAAAATCCCAGCGAAGTTTTGGTCGAGCTGAAACAGAGGATAAAAGATTTAGAAGAACACGAACTTCCCGAAGGTGTAAAAATAAAAACCCTTTACGACCGAAGTTTTTTGATTGACCACTCCTTGAATACCGTGGCAACTACCCTATTTGAAGGCGTAAGTATAGTTGTTATCATTCTCATTTTCTTTTTGGGAAGTGTAAGAAGCGCTTTGGTTGTTGCCATAACAATTCCATTTTCCTTGCTTTTCGCATTTATCATAATGCGTTTTACGGGAATTCCGGCGAACCTATTATCTCTCGGAGCCATAGATTTCGGGATTATTGTGGATGGCGCCGTAGTGATGGCCGTCCACCTCATCAATAAATACAAAACTGCAACCGCTGATGAGAAACGCAATGGAATTGTCCATCTAACCTTACTTTCTGCCCAGGAAGTAGGGCGTGAAATATTCTTTGCAGTCACGATTATAATTCTTGCCTATTTGCCCATTTTGCTAATGACCCGAGTGGAAGGAAAACTCTTTTCGCCCATGGCGCTGACTTTGGCATTTGCGGTTATCGGTTCCATGGTGGCCGCTTTAACATTCATTCCTGTGCTCATTTCCTTCGTCTATAGAAAAGCGATGATAAATCCGGATGAACCCGTTAAGGTCAGGGAGAATCGGTTTTTTAGGTATATTGAAAATCAATATGCCAATTCCTTATCCTGGTTTGTAAAGCGATATAAAGCAACTGTTTTGGTGGGCTTCGGAATTGTTTTGGTCCTGATTTCCTTCGGAGTTAATTTGGGAATGGAATTCTTACCCGAACTTGATGAAGGTTCCATTTTCCTCCGAGGAAATTTTCCCGTGGGAATAAGCATTCAGGAAAATGCGAAATATGCGCCAAAAATCAGAAATATCATTTCGAAATATCCTCAGGTCGATAACGTGATTACCCAAACCGGACGAAATGACGACGGCACCGATCCGTTTCCTCCAAACCGAAATGAAATCCTCATCGGTTTAAAGGATTATAGTTTGTGGAGCGATACTATTTCCAAAGGGCAGTTATTACAAAGAATTACCTCGGATTTGGAAAAGGAATTTCCAAGTGTAACTTTTTCCGCAGGACAACCTATTATCGACCAAGTGATGGAAATTGTAACCGGAAGTCCAGCAGATCTGGCAGTTTCTATTGTTGGTAATGATTTGGTTTTAATGCGAAGTAAAGTGGACAGCATTGCCACTATCGTCAAAAATATGCAAGGCAGTGAAGGAATTGAAATCGAACAGGAAGGAACCCAGGATCAACTAACAATTAATATTGACCGACACCAAGCCGCGCGATACGGCATCAATATTTCCGATATTCAAAATATGGTTGAAGCGGCAGTGGGTGGAAAAAATGTTTCGGTTTTATACGACGGTGCCAAGCGATATGATATTGTAATTCGGTATTTGCCTCAATTCCGAAGTAATATTGATGAGATTAAAAACCTTTTGGTTCCTTCAACTACTGGAGCTTTAATTCCTATGGAACAGCTAGCGGAAGTAAGTTTCGTGGAAGGACAGACCAATATTTCACGGTATAACAACAAGCGGATGATAACGCTTAGCACCAATATCCGCGATCGCGACCAAGGAGGATTTGTAAAGGAATTGCAGGAGAAAATTGATGAAACCATATCAGTTCCAAAAGGATATGAACTTATTTATGGCGGACAATATGAAAACTTGGAAAGGGCAGGAACGCAATTGGCATTTACCATTCCGTTGACATTGATAATCGTTTTTATCTTTTTGTTTATGCTTTATAAAAATTTGGGCAGCACATTAATCACGATGAGCTGCGTGTTTTTTGCATTGGCGGGCGGAGTAATAGCGCTGTTGTTAAGAGGATTCTACTTCAACGTATCGGCTGGAGTTGGCTTCGTTTCCATCTTTGGGATTTCGGTAATGGCAGGCGTGCTTTTGGTTTCGGCTTTAAATAGAGCGAGTTTCAGACAGTCCATATCTTCCAAAATCTTAATTGAAACTTCCCGCGGACAGTTTAAGGGCGTTTTGACCATCTTAATTTTAGCGATTTTCGGGCTGGTGCCAGCGGCAATTTCCAGTGGAATAGGATCAGATGTTCAAAGACCTTTAGCTACAGTTATTATAGGTGGATTGACAAGTACTTTAATTTTTGCGCCTATTTTAATACCGCCTTTGTATTGGTGGGTGACGAAAAAAGGGAAACAGGGATTGGAGATTTGA
- a CDS encoding DUF190 domain-containing protein: MLQAQIYIDKDDLQGVKPLHKFIMQLLMENGIMGATSFVGFSGYGRHQILKQPGLQFSFDETPLLITFIDEQTKVKNALTELRKVYRGGLIITHAVEEW, translated from the coding sequence ATGCTACAAGCTCAAATTTATATAGATAAAGATGATTTGCAGGGGGTGAAACCGCTTCACAAGTTTATTATGCAATTGCTGATGGAAAACGGAATTATGGGGGCCACTTCATTTGTGGGGTTTTCGGGTTATGGGAGACACCAAATTCTGAAACAGCCGGGATTGCAATTTTCTTTTGATGAAACTCCGCTGCTCATCACTTTCATCGACGAACAAACCAAAGTCAAAAATGCCTTGACTGAATTAAGAAAGGTCTATAGAGGTGGACTCATTATTACCCACGCTGTAGAAGAATGGTAA
- a CDS encoding efflux RND transporter periplasmic adaptor subunit: MIKNLVPILIFLGLLASCGEKETKTSESKHASPIVSNDGKSISFPDEESISFFETETVGSNNVESVLTAPGKIVATVLPSGAGASQNIILFDNPELSSNYTQLLQHRTNINQIQNINIKQKQLELERTKDLLAHGLATGQDLLTAETELSIERSNLLNERSALLEHETQLKSSGFNAEVLQKAKTGTAYLICDIPENQIRKIEVGQTANAVFTSFPNDTIPGKIAAVADMMDASTRMLKVRVELNNADKKLKTGMFATVSFGMSESDFISVSENAVVTIQGRHYVFVKTSPTEFERREIQLGTHMGKRIIVFSGLENDEEIAVEGAMQLKGLSFGY, encoded by the coding sequence ATGATAAAAAATTTAGTTCCCATATTGATATTTCTGGGTCTGCTCGCCTCTTGCGGAGAGAAAGAAACAAAAACTTCCGAGAGCAAACACGCCTCTCCCATTGTGAGCAATGATGGAAAATCTATTTCATTTCCAGATGAAGAAAGCATTTCATTTTTTGAAACTGAAACCGTTGGAAGCAATAACGTGGAATCCGTTTTGACTGCTCCCGGAAAAATTGTGGCAACCGTCCTTCCCTCTGGGGCTGGAGCTTCACAAAATATTATTCTGTTCGACAATCCGGAACTTTCGAGCAATTATACGCAGCTACTTCAGCATAGAACGAACATCAATCAAATCCAGAACATCAATATCAAGCAGAAACAATTGGAGCTGGAGCGAACTAAGGATCTTCTTGCCCACGGTTTGGCCACGGGTCAGGACTTGCTTACTGCGGAAACAGAATTATCCATTGAACGGAGTAATCTGCTAAACGAAAGATCGGCATTGTTGGAGCACGAAACACAATTGAAATCCTCCGGATTTAATGCGGAAGTTCTACAAAAAGCAAAAACGGGAACAGCCTATCTAATCTGTGATATCCCTGAAAACCAAATAAGAAAAATTGAAGTGGGGCAAACAGCAAATGCAGTTTTTACCTCCTTTCCCAATGATACCATTCCGGGAAAAATTGCCGCCGTTGCCGATATGATGGATGCTTCCACCAGAATGCTAAAGGTTAGGGTTGAATTGAACAATGCCGATAAAAAATTAAAAACTGGAATGTTTGCCACCGTTTCTTTTGGAATGAGTGAATCCGATTTTATCAGCGTCAGCGAAAATGCCGTGGTCACCATTCAAGGCCGTCACTACGTTTTTGTAAAAACCTCGCCCACAGAATTTGAACGACGGGAAATCCAACTCGGCACTCATATGGGAAAAAGAATCATCGTCTTTAGCGGACTCGAAAATGACGAAGAAATAGCTGTGGAAGGGGCCATGCAGTTGAAGGGGCTTTCCTTTGGATACTAA
- a CDS encoding TolC family protein yields the protein MRFQKSILIVILVFSFCFQLKAQENISLKQALQTAKTNNPVLKAERFNVKMAESYIVTAKLRPNLILSHETLQVAESSDFAPQTSWHSNQNREMLWELSKPLQIAGQRKNKIAVANHNYSFEEKVYGETERNLFFEVANKWLEVWEAQKQLQIIESAKSNIDSLLFTNQVRYRNQVITQTDLFRTELLAKQYNIQHKTARQEVENHQKEFGFLLGMERGVKIDITDAFLWQLSENLESLLMQALENRSDMQATKSLMEVSESNVKLQKSLAYPEPEVGIIYNAQHSVPHLGISFSLDLPFFNRNQGEIQKSHQLREQAEQNLTALQQQIQTEVSIAFANYKLQQQNIADYEQLLEQSQTILNNVKHAYLRGGTTIIDFLEAQTSWLETQQEYFETVHSFRQSYVQLFYATGLINQLAL from the coding sequence ATGCGTTTTCAAAAATCCATATTAATTGTAATTCTCGTTTTTTCTTTTTGCTTTCAGCTGAAGGCACAGGAAAACATTTCGCTTAAGCAAGCGCTTCAAACGGCAAAAACCAATAATCCGGTTTTAAAAGCGGAACGGTTTAACGTGAAGATGGCGGAATCGTATATTGTTACGGCAAAACTTCGGCCTAATTTGATTTTGAGCCACGAAACGCTTCAGGTGGCAGAATCTTCCGATTTCGCTCCACAAACCTCATGGCACAGCAACCAGAACCGGGAAATGCTTTGGGAACTTTCAAAGCCTTTGCAGATCGCCGGACAGCGAAAGAATAAAATTGCAGTTGCAAACCATAATTATTCATTTGAAGAAAAAGTCTACGGCGAAACGGAACGAAATCTATTTTTCGAGGTTGCCAATAAATGGTTGGAAGTTTGGGAAGCGCAAAAGCAGTTGCAAATAATTGAAAGCGCCAAAAGCAACATTGACAGCTTGCTCTTCACCAATCAAGTGCGCTATAGAAACCAGGTTATCACCCAAACCGATTTGTTCCGGACCGAACTTTTGGCAAAACAGTATAACATCCAACACAAAACTGCAAGACAGGAAGTAGAGAACCATCAAAAGGAATTCGGTTTTCTTTTGGGAATGGAAAGAGGGGTGAAAATTGACATTACCGACGCTTTCCTATGGCAACTTTCAGAAAATTTGGAGTCATTGCTCATGCAGGCGCTAGAAAACAGAAGTGACATGCAGGCTACAAAATCCTTGATGGAAGTTTCGGAAAGCAATGTAAAACTTCAAAAATCCTTGGCCTATCCCGAACCGGAAGTAGGTATTATTTACAACGCTCAACATTCTGTTCCCCATTTGGGAATATCCTTTAGTTTGGATTTGCCATTTTTCAATCGAAATCAGGGAGAGATTCAGAAGTCGCATCAACTTAGGGAACAAGCGGAACAAAATTTAACTGCCTTACAGCAACAAATTCAAACCGAAGTTTCCATTGCCTTCGCAAATTACAAGCTGCAACAACAGAACATCGCGGATTACGAACAACTTCTGGAGCAGTCACAGACCATTCTCAACAATGTAAAACACGCGTATTTAAGAGGCGGGACCACCATTATAGATTTCTTGGAGGCGCAAACAAGTTGGCTGGAGACCCAACAGGAATATTTTGAAACGGTACACTCATTCCGGCAGAGCTATGTGCAGCTATTTTATGCCACCGGCTTAATAAATCAATTAGCATTATGA
- a CDS encoding sensor histidine kinase produces the protein MKIRTRLTLLFTLITATILLAFAFVIYFSAVENREKEFYIALKKEAVTKANLFFDAKVDAKTLQDIYRSNRKILNEVEVAIYDKNFNLFYHDAVDIDRVKETPEMIEEIFKNGKMQFYQDDWQVIGMLFDYEGNEYAITATALDEYGYNKLESLYRTIFLVFIISIIIIYIAGRFFSKKAFQPITAMTEKARSISATNLDLRLSSNDSKDELSELANTFNEMLDRLETSFESQKHFVSNISHEMRTPLAAIITELELSINKERNLEEYKTAIQNALSDSRKLARLSNSLLDMAKASYDPSEISFKPIRIDELLLDARQQVIQANPTYQIDINFENNFDNEEEITINGNEYLLKTAFVNLFENGCKFSENKQSTVSISFEKDSIKLKFSDKGIGIPQEDLENIFTPFYRGNNKDFSEGNGIGLPLSKKIIELHQGSISVSSVVSKGTDFIVFLKTV, from the coding sequence ATGAAGATACGTACACGGCTCACCCTTCTTTTTACGCTTATTACGGCAACCATTCTGCTGGCCTTTGCTTTTGTGATTTATTTTTCTGCTGTGGAAAATAGGGAAAAGGAATTTTATATCGCCCTAAAAAAGGAAGCCGTTACCAAAGCAAATCTTTTTTTTGATGCCAAGGTTGACGCCAAAACCCTTCAGGATATTTACCGCAGCAACCGGAAAATCTTAAATGAAGTGGAAGTCGCCATTTACGATAAAAACTTTAATCTATTCTATCACGATGCCGTGGATATTGATCGCGTAAAGGAAACTCCTGAAATGATCGAAGAGATTTTCAAAAATGGAAAAATGCAGTTCTATCAGGACGATTGGCAGGTAATCGGGATGCTCTTCGATTATGAGGGAAATGAATACGCCATCACTGCTACGGCATTGGACGAATATGGCTACAACAAATTGGAAAGTCTATACCGAACCATTTTTCTGGTTTTCATAATTTCCATTATAATCATTTATATCGCTGGGCGATTTTTCTCCAAAAAAGCATTTCAACCCATAACCGCAATGACAGAGAAGGCGCGAAGTATTTCCGCCACCAATCTCGACCTTCGCCTTTCCTCCAACGACAGCAAGGACGAACTTTCGGAACTCGCCAATACTTTTAATGAAATGTTGGACAGACTGGAAACTTCCTTTGAATCGCAAAAGCATTTTGTTTCCAATATTTCACACGAAATGCGCACTCCTTTGGCAGCAATAATAACAGAATTGGAATTGTCAATAAACAAAGAAAGAAATTTAGAAGAATACAAAACCGCCATTCAAAACGCCCTAAGCGATTCCCGAAAACTCGCCCGCTTGTCCAACAGTTTATTGGATATGGCGAAAGCGAGCTACGACCCTTCCGAAATTTCCTTTAAACCCATTCGTATCGACGAACTTCTGCTGGATGCCAGGCAACAAGTGATACAGGCGAATCCCACTTATCAAATTGACATTAATTTTGAAAATAATTTTGATAATGAAGAAGAAATAACAATTAATGGAAATGAATATCTCTTAAAAACTGCCTTTGTAAACCTCTTCGAAAACGGCTGTAAGTTTTCTGAAAATAAACAATCCACTGTTTCTATTTCCTTTGAAAAAGATTCTATAAAATTAAAATTCTCCGATAAGGGAATTGGCATTCCCCAAGAAGATTTAGAAAACATATTCACTCCATTCTATCGAGGCAACAACAAGGATTTCTCTGAAGGAAATGGCATCGGACTTCCACTATCGAAAAAGATAATTGAACTACATCAGGGGAGTATTTCGGTTTCGTCTGTGGTTTCTAAGGGTACGGATTTTATTGTTTTTCTAAAAACAGTGTAA